The proteins below come from a single Zea mays cultivar B73 chromosome 8, Zm-B73-REFERENCE-NAM-5.0, whole genome shotgun sequence genomic window:
- the LOC100273942 gene encoding Probable membrane-associated kinase regulator 4, translating to MAKHIGPQTHAGGQPLQQDDYIDMDLSLSSPPAATTTASLFCYSSAMAASPSPQHPREFEFHMSSSAPPDPWEEPVASPADELFYKGKLLPLHLPPRIQMVQKLLQSAAEKGLLSASTAPATPYQSCNVSAASSCYASGELSAAEYCSFHECVSTGTDAAEAAAAAAASEKKPWSKKLRFIRHLNLGLKLKASKAYLKTIFATTTKGGNPDGKNGVPRANELPGAQLSAWRRRKNPWFGQIRSERYTAASSPISDNATAGGKFQEDESCGHRRSFSGVVVRYSSSNKTSSVSSSSSCSSSSSSSSFLIPGSNDRKFRDGVGVGPVLRRSSSASSEMDLDNPIQGAIAYCKRSQQLASVRKSASDAGFRFMSSSASRIAAESEDDEGVFEITRNGMET from the coding sequence ATGGCAAAACATATAGGCCCCCAAACCCATGCTGGCGGCCAACCACTCCAACAAGATGACTACATAGACATGGATCTGAGTCTGAGCTCACCACCAGCGGCCACCACCACCGCGAGCCTGTTCTGCTACAGCAGTGCCATGGCAGCCTCGCCGTCGCCGCAGCACCCGCGAGAGTTTGAGTTCCACATGTCGTCGTCGGCTCCACCAGACCCGTGGGAGGAGCCCGTGGCGTCCCCGGCAGACGAGCTCTTCTACAAGGGCAAGCTGCTGCCGCTCCATCTCCCACCGCGCATCCAGATGGTCCAGAAGCTGCTTCAGAGCGCCGCTGAGAAGGGCTTGCTCTCAGCGAGCACTGCTCCAGCAACGCCGTACCAGTCCTGCAACGTGTCAGCGGCGAGCTCGTGTTACGCCAGTGGCGAGCTCAGTGCTGCTGAGTACTGCTCATTCCATGAGTGCGTATCCACCGGTACTGACGCCgccgaggcggcggcggcggcggcagcctcTGAGAAGAAGCCGTGGTCCAAGAAGCTCAGGTTCATCAGgcacctcaacctcggcctcaagCTCAAGGCGTCGAAGGCTTATCTGAAAACGATATTTGCTACTACGACTAAAGGAGGGAATCCAGATGGCAAGAATGGCGTGCCTAGAGCAAACGAGCTGCCCGGTGCACAGCTCAGTGCCTGGAGGAGGAGGAAgaacccgtggtttggccaaatcAGAAGCGAAAGGTACACGGCCGCCTCATCACCCATCAGCGACAACGCCACGGCAGGAGGCAAGTTTCAAGAGGACGAGTCATGTGGCCATAGAAGGTCCTTCTCCGGCGTCGTTGTCCGGTACTCGTCGTCAAACAAGACGTCCTCCgtttcgtcgtcatcgtcgtgttCTTCTTCgtcgagttcgtcgtccttcttgATCCCAGGCTCAAACGACCGCAAGTTCAGAGATGGTGTTGGAGTTGggccagtgctcaggaggagcagCAGCGCGAGTTCAGAGATGGACTTGGACAATCCGATTCAGGGCGCGATAGCGTACTGCAAGAGGTCACAGCAGCTCGCCTCCGTCAGGAAGAGCGCAAGCGACGCAGGGTTCCGTTTCATGTCATCGTCAGCATCAAGAATAGCAGCAGAGTCCGAAGATGATGAGGGCGTATTTGAGATCACCCGAAATGGAATGGAAACGTAG